The Pirellulales bacterium genome contains the following window.
GCGGGCTGTATGGCCCATACTACCTGCTGGCCGGCGAAATCTATACGCCGCAATTCATGGCCGCCGCCGGATCGATTCTCGAAAAGGCCCGCACGCGAACGGCCGAGGATTCCACGGCCTCGGCAAGAGTTGAATGGTTGGCCAAGGGTTTGACCCACGCCAATTTGATCTTGGCCGCGCAACGAGCTTACGAGCATGCCGTCGACACGGGGGATAAGACAGACTTTACCAAAACCCACCAGGCGCTCGCAGACTTCCGCAACGAGAACGCCGAGTACGATAAGGCAAACTTCGCCGGCCTCACCGGCGCGGAGCGTGTCTGGACGCGGGCCCAACGTTAGAACGCCCAACAATTCCGGCGGGGACGGTCCCCCTTTTGCACGGGCACCATCGCCGCGATGGTCGGCGGAGCAAAACGGGGACTGTCCCCTTCGCCCAGCCGGATTTGTTAGGCGTTCTCAATTCGCGGAAATCACTTCCGGGCCGTCACTGTGATTTGCTGGCAGTAACAAATCGCGCGTTTCTGCGCTTCACCATTTAGCCCCCATAGGACGACGCGGCGCCGCGCGCCCAGGGGACGTCGTTTTTTGTATCACTTCGCGCTTCGCCGCGCGCAAGTGCGCCTTACACTTCCGACCCGTGGAGAGGGGAATGGTCCGCGCCGGATTCGTGAGGCGTTCCTAGGCCGCTTTAACCCCTTTGGAACAATCATGAAAACTACTCTGATTACATTTTGTGCGGTTCTCAGCTTCGTTGTATTCGCGCGCGCCGAGAGCCCGTCTCGAACTCTCAGGGTCAAAACCAGTTCATCCATCGCTGCGGCGTCAAAGGCCGGCACGGTCGCGAAGCCTTGGCCGCACGAAGCCAGCGACCTCAGGCCCGACCCGAGTGCGGTCTGGGGCAAGCTCGATAACGGGCTGCGCTACGTCATCCTGCCCAACCAACAAGCTCCCGGCCGCGCCAGCCTTCGGCTCTACATGAACGTCGGCTCGCGGATGGAAGCCGAAGACCAGCAGGGGATGGCCCACTTTCTCGAGCACATGGCGTTCAACGGCACCAAGCATTTTCCCGCCGGTGAGACAATTGAATACCTCCAGCGCCTGGGCATGGCCTTCGTCGCGGATACGAATGCTTGTACGATGTTCGACAGGACCGTCTATCAGCTTGAACTTCCGCGGACCAACGAAGAAACGACCGACGAAGGTCTGAAACTTTTCCGCGACTTCCTCGACGGCATGCTCCTCGATAAAAAGGAGATCGAAAGGGAGCGCCGCGTGATTCTCAGTGAGATTTTGGCCCGCGACTCGGCCGACTATCGGTCTCTGATTCCGCAATTGCAATTCACAATCCCGGACACTTTGGTGGCCCGGCGGATGCCGGCTGGAAAGATCGAAACGGTCCGGGCCCTGTCGCCGCAACGATTCGTGGATTTCTACGAGACGTGGTACACACCGGCCCGGGCCGTGATCGTGGCTGCCGGCAAATTCGACGCGAACAGGGTCGAACGGCTGATCCGCAGGAACTTTCAAGACGCTAAGGCGCATCGCGGCGAGCAGCCCGATCCGTCGATTGGAAGCGTCTCGCCCGCGACAGGCGTGACTGCTGAAATGCATGTCGAGAAGGACCTGCCAGTCGTTTCCATCGTCATGAGCGCGGTCGCGCTACACGCCGAAGCGCCCGATTCCGTCGCCCGCCAGCGTCAAGAAATCGTGCGCCTGTTTGCAAATGTGATGCTTAGCAAGCGATTCGATAAACTGGCGGCCGCCAAAGATGCCGTAATACAACTCGGCGCCGCTCGCCACGAGCTGCTATACAATCTAGCCGACTTAAACAGCCTTACGGCCGTATGTCAGCCGTCGCAATGGAAGGCGGCGCTCGGCGTTCTCGAGCAGGAGCTGCGGCGCGCGATGGAATATGGATTCACCGACGCCGAGTTCGATGAGGCGAAGGCGATCTTTCTCAAGATCGGCCAGGCGCAAGCCGATCAGGCTGAAACCCGTCAGTCGAGCGACGTAGCCGGAGGAATCATCGATTCGTTAGCCGAGAACCACGTCGTCACTTCCCCAGCGGACGACTTGGCGCTTCTCAAGAACGTTCTTGCCGGATTGAAAAAGGAAGAGTGCGTAAGGGTCCTACGCGATTCATGGGATTCCCGGGGAGTGAGAATTTGGGTGCAAGGGAATCTACAGGTCGCAGGGGATGGCGCCGAGCAGATTCTGGCCGCCTATCGTCTCAGTCGCTCGATGGCCGTGAACCCGCCCGCCGATGAGAAAGCCGGCCGCTGGGCGTACACGAACTTCGGGCCGGCGGGGCAAATTGTCAAACAGCAGGTTCAGAAGGATCTGGCGATTACCGAGGCGGTCTTCGCCAACAATGTGCGCGTCAATATCAAGCGGACGCCACTTGAGAAGAACAACGTGCGCGTGCTCGTCCGCTTCGGCGGCGGCCTGCTCGAACTGCCTGCCGACAAGTGCGGACTCAATATCTTCGCCAACTTGACGTTCACCGGCGGCGGGCTCGAGGCGCATAGTCTGACCGACTTGAATCGCGCTCTGGCCGGCAAGAACGCGTCGATTAACTTTGCCGTCGGGGAGGAGTCGTTCCAGCTTTCCGGGAGCTGCGCACCGGCCGCGCTTGAATCGGAGCTGCAATTGTGTGCGGCTTACTTGACCGCTCCGGGATATCGCCCAGAAACTCGCGACCAGTTCCTTCTGGTCATCGACGGCCTCTATGCCCAGACCGAGCACACGGCCGCTGGTGTCCTATTCAATGAGGCTTGCGGGTTCCTGCGCTCCGCGGATCCTCGCTTCATCGCGCCGCCGCGGGAAGTCATGCGCAAGTTCACTTTAGACGATCTCAAGAAATGGTTGGCCAATCCGCTCGCGACCGGTTATATGGAAGTGGCCATTGTCGGAGACATCGATCCCATGGAAGCCTTGCAATTGGCCGCCAAGACAGTGGGAGCACTTCCGGACCGTGCCGCGGTTAAGCCGGCGTTCGCCAAGGAGCGCGACATCAGGTTCCCCGTCGCGACGAAAACCAAGGAATTCCGATTCGCATCCGAGACGCCTTGCGCTATCTCGTTTGTCTGTTGGCCCACCTCCGGCGGCCGAGACATTCCGCGCGACCGGCGGATCGGGGCGTTGGCCGCGGTGCTGAACGACCGGCTGCGCCTCAAGGTGCGTCAAGAACTTGGGGCGACCTACACGCCGGAAGTCGTCCAGTATTCGAGCGACGCCTTCCCGGACTATGGCTATCTCGCCGCCTTGATGACTGTGGATCCGAAGCAGATGGCGCAGATTGGCCCGCTGGTGGCCAAGATTGGCGCGGATTTGGCCGCCGGCTCGATTGGGGACGACGAATTCGATCGGGCGATGAAACCTGTGTTGATTTCGCTCGACGATCTCGACAACGGTTACTGGTGCAATCTGCTCGGCCATTGCCAAGAGCATCCGGAATTCTTGGCTGCGGCGCGGGGGCGAAAGGCGGATTATATGGCGATCTCGAAGGCCGATCTCGAATCGCTTGCCAAGCTGTATCTCGCGGCCGACAAAGCGACGATCATCGGCTTGGCGCCTACGGCGCCAGTCAAATGACCCTACCGGGACGTAGCATTGAACCGCCGGGGAGTCTCCTCCTGCTCCCCTGCGGTATTGAAACTACTTCTAGAGCCTATCCGAGAACCGCCGGGGACTGTCCCCCTTTTGCGCGGGCACCATCGCCGCGATGGTCGGCGGAGCAAAACGGGGACTGTCCCCTTTGCCCAGGCGGTTTTTGGATAGGCTCTAGCCTACCATCGCGGCGACGACCATTTCCAAAATCCGGCGCACGCCGTCGTCGGTGCCGATCGGGCCGTCGCTGAATTGGCTGTGGTCGGCCGGCTTCCAGTGGTCGCGCGAGCCGTCGTAGGGGTAGTTCTGCGCGAAGCCCGTGCGGCGGGGATCGTATTGCTCGTCGCTGCCGGCCATCTTGTAGATGACCAAATCGAGCGAGGGGACGACGTAGATTCCAAACCCGCCGCCGCCGGATTTGAAGAAAGCATCATGCGGGGCGCCGGCCACGTGACCATCGGCGTTGATCTCGAACATCAGGCTGAATGGAGCATGGCGTTGATAGGGCGAGGGCCGGCCGCAGGCCTCGACGTAGTCGGCCGGAACAAGCTGCCGGTCTCCCCAGCGGCCTTTGTGCAGCAGAAGATAGCAGAACCGCAGGACGTCGGTCGAGCGGATCGCCGTATCGGCGCCGCCGGGCGTATGAGGCAACATGGTCTCGCCGCGCTGGAGCGCGTAGCCCCATTCGCCCCAGCCCATCGGTTTGGCCAGCCGCTCGTTCAGATAGGCTTGCATCTCCATGCCTACCAAGTGCCGCAGCACGATCGAGGCGATGTGCGGAGATTGCGAAGTGTATGAATAGCCCGCGCCGGGATTGGTCCAGAGCGGCGTGTGCAGGGCGCTTTGATCCTGCCCAAGCCCGCGATTGGAAGCCGTTGCGTCGAGCTTCACCGACGGCTTGAAGTCCACGAAGCCCGGATTGGTCCCCTCGCCATGCAGCCCGGCCGCCATCGAGAGCAATTGCCCGAGATGGATGTCGGCCTTTCTGGGATCGTCGAGCGGGAAAGCTTCGGGCAGGTAGGCTTGCGTGAAGACTTTCTGGTCGAGACCGTCGGGGATTTGCTCGTGCTTTTCCTTGAGCATGATGCCGCAGGCGATGCTCGTGTATGCCTTGCCGATCGAAGCCATCGCCGGCTTGGCTTCGCGATTGCCGCGGCCGTAATACTTCTCGTACACGAGCCATCCGTGCCGAGCCACGAGCAAACCGCCATGCTGGCTGGTGCGCGAACCATAGTCGAACGCCATGTCGAGCCGGCCGATATCGACGCCCGCAACTTTACGCGCTGCGGCGGCATCGGGCGGCGCCCGCCAGCCCCCGGCACTATCCGGCGGCGGATAATAATCCTCTGCCGCGGATGGCGACAGCGGAAGGAACAAGCCAGCGAGCAGAGGGAGCAGAGGGAGCGGAGGCGAGCATCGGATCATGGGCAATGGCATTTTAACAATGTCGCCTGACAGTCTTAGCCATGGTTGAAACGGGAGACGACGCACCCTCACCCCAACCCTCTCCCAGAGGGAGAGGGAGAAACGCGGATGAAACGTCGCCGGCGAAAAGCGATCAACGCCACTGCCGCAAGCAGTAGTGCGAGCGACGAGGGCTCGGGCACAGGCACGGTATCGACCGTGATGCGGACGCGGTCGGGAAGATACGCCACGGAGTACGTGAAGCCTGGGTCGGGCGAAGTGTTGAACGGAAAGCTGCCGGTATTAGCGCCAAGCAGGACATCGAACTGCTCGCCGACCGTCGGCTTGAAGCCATTGACCAGGCTAACGTCGAGCGTGCCATCGAGAGTGGCCAGATTGCTGACAACCAACTGGCTGTATCCGCTGCCGGGCGTGGCGCCGC
Protein-coding sequences here:
- a CDS encoding insulinase family protein, which translates into the protein MKTTLITFCAVLSFVVFARAESPSRTLRVKTSSSIAAASKAGTVAKPWPHEASDLRPDPSAVWGKLDNGLRYVILPNQQAPGRASLRLYMNVGSRMEAEDQQGMAHFLEHMAFNGTKHFPAGETIEYLQRLGMAFVADTNACTMFDRTVYQLELPRTNEETTDEGLKLFRDFLDGMLLDKKEIERERRVILSEILARDSADYRSLIPQLQFTIPDTLVARRMPAGKIETVRALSPQRFVDFYETWYTPARAVIVAAGKFDANRVERLIRRNFQDAKAHRGEQPDPSIGSVSPATGVTAEMHVEKDLPVVSIVMSAVALHAEAPDSVARQRQEIVRLFANVMLSKRFDKLAAAKDAVIQLGAARHELLYNLADLNSLTAVCQPSQWKAALGVLEQELRRAMEYGFTDAEFDEAKAIFLKIGQAQADQAETRQSSDVAGGIIDSLAENHVVTSPADDLALLKNVLAGLKKEECVRVLRDSWDSRGVRIWVQGNLQVAGDGAEQILAAYRLSRSMAVNPPADEKAGRWAYTNFGPAGQIVKQQVQKDLAITEAVFANNVRVNIKRTPLEKNNVRVLVRFGGGLLELPADKCGLNIFANLTFTGGGLEAHSLTDLNRALAGKNASINFAVGEESFQLSGSCAPAALESELQLCAAYLTAPGYRPETRDQFLLVIDGLYAQTEHTAAGVLFNEACGFLRSADPRFIAPPREVMRKFTLDDLKKWLANPLATGYMEVAIVGDIDPMEALQLAAKTVGALPDRAAVKPAFAKERDIRFPVATKTKEFRFASETPCAISFVCWPTSGGRDIPRDRRIGALAAVLNDRLRLKVRQELGATYTPEVVQYSSDAFPDYGYLAALMTVDPKQMAQIGPLVAKIGADLAAGSIGDDEFDRAMKPVLISLDDLDNGYWCNLLGHCQEHPEFLAAARGRKADYMAISKADLESLAKLYLAADKATIIGLAPTAPVK
- a CDS encoding serine hydrolase, yielding MIRCSPPLPLLPLLAGLFLPLSPSAAEDYYPPPDSAGGWRAPPDAAAARKVAGVDIGRLDMAFDYGSRTSQHGGLLVARHGWLVYEKYYGRGNREAKPAMASIGKAYTSIACGIMLKEKHEQIPDGLDQKVFTQAYLPEAFPLDDPRKADIHLGQLLSMAAGLHGEGTNPGFVDFKPSVKLDATASNRGLGQDQSALHTPLWTNPGAGYSYTSQSPHIASIVLRHLVGMEMQAYLNERLAKPMGWGEWGYALQRGETMLPHTPGGADTAIRSTDVLRFCYLLLHKGRWGDRQLVPADYVEACGRPSPYQRHAPFSLMFEINADGHVAGAPHDAFFKSGGGGFGIYVVPSLDLVIYKMAGSDEQYDPRRTGFAQNYPYDGSRDHWKPADHSQFSDGPIGTDDGVRRILEMVVAAMVG